From Anopheles arabiensis isolate DONGOLA chromosome 3, AaraD3, whole genome shotgun sequence, a single genomic window includes:
- the LOC120903650 gene encoding protein bicaudal C produces the protein MMASCSSFNKHIFLNGGPPSETTSEISSVESDWGDLRLIAAQLGVANPDDLHVERFKVDRQKLEDMIKVETYSEGMNSAEEFFTNIMKETTTYVSWPCRLKIGAKTKKDPHIRIVGKMADVLRAKDKVMARLDSRGSRVIMKMDVSYTDHSFIIGRGGNNIKKIMEETATHIHFPDSNRSNPTEKSNQVSMCGSIEGVERARSLVRNSTPLLISFELPILAPGKTPPDNDTPYVKEIEAEYGVQVIFSTRPKLHSSLVLVKGSEKEERMVKEATRRLMDLMCENMASQIPVHMQLEISTQHHPIVLGRSSSNLREIMNRTGTQIMFPDANDVNIKPIKRSQVTITGSINGVYLARQQLIGSLPIALIFDYPENTVDSDEITKLMLTHDVFISVRQKSRQSTLCIVIKGIEKFIANIYEARHQLLKGGGARVVAEIPRTYFGPNEHPQQTSQNISALLAGPVAPPFSPLSPINPLPFVGWPTPTSAAAAAAAVAAAAAAASLPSTDFAFSHMRGQFQNFHVHGPGKLPTGQHHQLLPLSLPPGLERAVPGGSSAGKMNHLSSPHLLSVPGHGVGGGGSASYLQNQQHQHHAQQQQQQQHHHTTHSHHQRNQQHSNGNCSTSTSLTVSQNSSHNDIHSSGYQSLNCSSNSLDQQFQSNSSASGSVSQVSSNSLLNSSPDHQSPGAAGTSGLNRCRLSVCTPESPHYQSELEQRTPLAFEQKSSLADTFLFNLDPRVVAGYKAMHMSPQQGEIRTPTLSWQGLGLSQSSPAPLEACDLSWANTSSSSSTGGGRDGGGGSGCANTSTSSSSSGAADSRHNMTTTMIEVTPRHQREQMSQYNDVTTILTGLGLEHYIKNFINGEIDMTVFQTLTDQDLLNLDIKPLGARRRILMAIHDLSVRQGGGLFGSSALSPSALPSSLSRFSGSAAPGAERRSSSGQ, from the exons ATGATGGCATCCTGTTCGTCGTTTAACAAGCACATCTTCCTGAATGGTGGACCGCCGAGCGAGACGACGAGCGAAATCTCGTCGGTCGAGAGCGATTGGGGCGATCTGCGGCTGATTGCGGCGCAGCTGGGCGTCGCCAATCCGGACGATCTGCACGTGGAACGGTTCAAGGTGGACCGGCAGAAGCTGGAAGACATGATAAAGG TGGAAACATATTCAGAGGGAATGAATAGTGCCGAGGAGTTCTTCACGAAT ATCATGAAGGAGACCACCACCTATGTCAGCTGGCCCTGCCGGTTGAAGATCGGCGCCAAGACGAAGAAGGATCCCCATATCCGGATCGTGGGCAAGATGGCGGACGTGCTGCGGGCGAAGGATAAAGTGATGGCCCGGCTCGACTCCAGG GGTAGCCGCGTGATCATGAAGATGGACGTCTCGTACACGGACCATTCGTTCATCATTGGGCGGGGCGGGAACAACATCAAGAAGATTATGGAGGAGACCGCCACCCACATCCACTTCCCGGACTCGAACCGTTCGAATCCGACCGAGAAGAGCAATCAGGTGTCGATGTGCGGCAGCATCGAGGGGGTGGAACGGGCGAGATCGCTGGTGCGCAACTCGACGCCGTTGCTGATCTCCTTCGAGCTGCCGATACTGGCGCCGGGCAAGACGCCGCCGGACAACGACACGCCGTACGTGAAGGAGATAGAGGCGGAGTACGGGGTGCAGGTGATTTTCTCCACCCGGCCGAAGCTCCACTCGTCGCTCGTGCTGGTGAAGGGGTCGGAAAAGGAGGAGCGCATGGTGAAGGAGGCGACCCGCCGGCTGATGGACCTGATGTGCGAGAATATGGCG AGCCAAATACCAGTGCACATGCAGCTGGAAATCTCGACCCAGCATCATCCGATCGTGCTCGGCCGGTCGTCGAGCAATTTGCGTGAAATTATGAACCGCACCGGTACACAG ATAATGTTCCCGGATGCAAACGATGTGAACATCAAGCCAATCAAGCGCTCCCAGGTGACCATAACTGGCTCCATAAACGGTGTCTACCTAGCGAGGCAGCAATTAATT GGAAGCCTCCCGATAGCGCTCATCTTCGACTACCCGGAAAACACGGTCGATTCGGACGAAATTACCAAGCTAATGCTAACGCACGACGTGTTCATCTCGGTGCGGCAAAAGTCCCGCCAGAGCACGCTCTGCATCGTGATCAAGGGCATCGAGAAGTTTATCGCCAACATCTACGAGGCCCGCCATCAGCTGCTGAAGGGCGGTGGGGCGCGCGTTGTCGCCGAAATACCGCGCACGTACTTCGGGCCGAACGAGCACCCGCAGCAAACGAGCCAGAACATATCGGCACTGTTGGCGGGCCCGGTAGCGCCACCGTTCTCGCCGCTGTCACCCATCAATCCGCTACCGTTCGTCGGATGGCCAACGCCTACGtcggcggctgcggcggcggctgcggtggcggcggctgcAGCGGCCGCCTCCCTGCCGTCGACTGATTTTGCCTTCAGTCACATGCGGGGTCAGTTCCAGAACTTCCACGTGCATGGACCGGGCAAGCTGCCGACGGGCCAACATCATCAGCTGCTGCCGCTTTCGCTCCCACCCGGGCTAGAGCGGGCAGTACCGGGCGGTAGTTCGGCAGGGAAGATGAACCATCTTTCCAGCCCCCATTTGCTGTCCGTACCGGGCCACGGAGTCGGTGGTGGAGGCAGCGCATCTTATCTACAAAATCAGCAACACCAACATCatgcccagcagcagcagcagcagcagcatcatcacacGACGCATTCGCACCATCAACGCAATCAGCAGCATTCGAACGGGAACTGCTCGACTTCCACCAGCCTGACGGTGAGCCAGAACAGTAGCCACAACGATATCCATTCGAGCGGCTACCAAAGCTTGAACTGTTCCAGCAACTCGCTCGACCAGCAGTTCCAGAGCAACTCGTCCGCGTCCGGCTCGGTGTCGCAGGTGTCCTCCAACTCGTTGCTGAACAGCTCGCCCGATCATCAAAGTCCGGGCGCGGCCGGGACGAGCGGATTGAACCGGTGCCGGCTTTCCGTCTGCACGCCGGAAAGTCCACACTACCAGTCGGAGCTGGAGCAACGAACGCCACTCGCGTTCGAGCAGAAG AGCTCCCTGGCCGACACGTTCCTGTTCAATCTGGATCCGCGTGTGGTGGCGGGTTACAAGGCGATGCACATGTCGCCCCAGCAGGGCGAAATACGCACCCCGACTCTGTCCTGGCAGGGGCTCGGGCTAAGCCAGTCGTCGCCCGCCCCGCTCGAGGCGTGCGATCTCAGCTGGGCCAACAcgagcagctcgagcagcacCGGCGGTGGCCgggacggtggtggcggcagcgGCTGCGCCAACACCAGTAcgagcagctcgagcagcgGAGCGGCTGACTCGCGCCACAACATGACGACCACCATGATAGAGGTGACACCGCGGCATCAGCGCGAGCAGATGTCCCAGTACAACGACGTCACCACCATCCTGACCGGGCTGGGGCTCGAGCACTACATCAAGAACTTCATCAACGGCGAGATCGACATGACCGTCTTCCAGACGCTCACCGATCAGGATCTGCTCAATCTGGACATTAAGCCGCTGGGGGCGCGCCGCCGCATCCTGATGGCGATACACGATCTGAGCGTCCGGCAGGGCGGTGGGCTGTTCGGGTCGTCCGCCCTGTCACCGTCGGCCCTaccgtcgtcactgtcgcgcTTTTCCGGCTCGGCCGCACCCGGTGCAGAGCGCCGGAGCTCCAGTGGGCAGTAG
- the LOC120903039 gene encoding uncharacterized protein LOC120903039, with product MWLPVVMDLRLPILCLLIVAEVSVGLRNVRVTVPTAVRKGDSAHLFCDYELEDKERLYSIKWYKGKREFYRYTPQEKPSMKVFSAVDVERSLSNESNVVIKALETNVSGKYSCEVSADAPSFHTMIVSGDMEVIEPPPEKPSITGLQSRYRPGDILRGNCTSINSKPPANLTWTINDVPIIPQYYKQYRPIKDTHTGLETSILGINILVAHAHFIKGKLKLKCQATIHRIYDESSEWYVEEDRPRILATGSSSGHNLNQIYQHTVYDGDQPDQSDMYLTVNGYKADKSPTSSSSATKQVGAYVKVGWIAFYVCTICTVLLYSLRVGIS from the exons AAGTATCGGTGGGGTTGCGAAATGTACGCGTCACGGTACCGACGGCCGTGCGAAAGGGCGACTCGGCCCACCTGTTCTGCGACTACGAGCTGGAGGACAAGGAGCGGCTCTACTCGATCAAGTGGTACAAGGGCAAGCGCGAGTTCTACCGCTACACGCCGCAGGAAAAACCCTCCATGAAGGTGTTCAGCGCCGTCGACGTGGAG CGATCGTTATCGAACGAGAGCAATGTGGTTATAAAGGCGCTCGAAACGAATGTTTCGGGAAAGTACAGCTGCGAGGTGTCGGCCGATGCGCCCTCCTTCCACACCATGATAGTTTCGGGTGACATGGAGGTCATAG AACCCCCGCCGGAAAAACCATCAATAACGGGCCTGCAGAGCCGGTACCGGCCGGGCGACATCCTGCGGGGCAACTGCACCTCGATTAATTCTAAACCGCCGGCAAATCTGACGTGGACGATTAATGACGTACCG ATCATCCCGCAGTACTACAAGCAGTACCGACCGATCAAGGATACGCACACGGGGCTGGAGACCTCCATCCTGGGCATCAATATTCTCGTTGCCCACGCGCACTTCATCAAGGGCAAGCTCAAG CTCAAATGCCAAGCGACAATACACCGGATCTATGACGAGAGCAGCGAATGGTACGTGGAGGAGGACCGGCCGAGGATACTGGCGACCGGCTCGTCCAGCGGCCACAATCTCAACCAAATCTATCAGCACACCGTGTACGATGGTGATCAGCCCGATCAGAGCGACATGTACTTAACGGTGAACGGATACAAAG cGGACAAATCACCTACATCGTCCTCCTCCGCCACGAAGCAGGTCGGAGCGTACGTGAAGGTGGGCTGGATTGCGTTCTACGTCTGTACGATCTGCACCGTGCTGCTGTACTCGCTGCGCGTCGGCATCTCCTGA